In the Shewanella sp. OMA3-2 genome, one interval contains:
- the pheT gene encoding phenylalanine--tRNA ligase subunit beta, with protein MKFSESWLREWVNPSVSRDELSHQITMAGLEVDGIDPVAAAFSGVIVGEVVECGQHPDADKLRVTKINVGSDELIDIVCGAPNCRLGLKVAVAMVGAVLPGDFKIKKAKLRGQPSMGMLCSYSELGISIESDGIIELPQDAPIGQDVRQYLDLDDAIIDVDLTANRADCLGMAGLAREVGVLNRQVVTEPTWKTVEATIDAPITINVQAKEACPRYLGRIVKNINVKADTPLWMQEKLRRSGIRSIDPIVDITNFVLIEFGQPMHAFDLNTLNGAINVRLGDGVEKLTLLDGNEITVPNDTLVIADDKQAVALAGVFGGEATGVTENTQDILLECAFFAPLAIMGKSRRLGLHTDASHRFERGVDPQLQHKVMDRATRLVLDICGGEAGQVVEAVAVEHLPTAAKITLRRSKLDKTLGHVIPDADVVEILTCLGFSVAAVDNDWAVTTATYRFDMAIEEDLIEEVARIYGYDNIPNTAPQAALNMSDHKESNIPLKRVRNMLVARGFQEAITYSFVDPKMQALVHPEQDTMILPNPISTEMSSMRLSMFTGLLSAVGYNQNRQQSRVRLFETGLRFVPDANSDAGVRQQAMIGAVISGVQNDEHWSMESKSVDFFDLKGDLEAIIGLTVAASEFSFKAATHPALHPGQCAEILRNNRVIGHIGAIHPSLEKPFGLNGKTIVFELELDALLHASLPLAQAVSKFPANRRDIAVVVDDHISATDIMNLIRKVGENQLVGLNLFDVYLGKGVEPGKKSLAIALTLQDITRTLEDKDITETMESVVSALKTEFNASLRD; from the coding sequence ATGAAATTCAGTGAATCTTGGCTTCGTGAATGGGTTAACCCATCTGTAAGTCGTGACGAATTATCACACCAAATTACTATGGCTGGTCTTGAAGTTGATGGCATAGATCCCGTAGCCGCTGCATTTAGCGGTGTTATTGTGGGTGAAGTTGTTGAGTGTGGCCAACATCCCGATGCTGACAAATTACGTGTTACCAAAATTAATGTCGGCAGCGATGAGTTAATTGATATCGTCTGCGGTGCACCTAATTGTCGTTTAGGCTTAAAAGTTGCCGTTGCTATGGTAGGCGCTGTTTTACCTGGTGACTTCAAGATTAAGAAAGCCAAGCTTCGTGGTCAACCATCAATGGGCATGTTGTGCTCGTATAGCGAGCTAGGCATTAGCATTGAAAGCGATGGCATTATCGAATTACCGCAAGATGCACCAATTGGTCAAGACGTTCGCCAATATTTAGATTTAGATGATGCGATTATTGATGTTGATTTAACCGCCAACCGTGCCGATTGTTTAGGCATGGCAGGTCTTGCACGAGAAGTCGGTGTATTAAATCGTCAAGTGGTTACAGAGCCTACCTGGAAAACCGTTGAAGCAACGATTGACGCGCCGATAACCATTAACGTACAGGCAAAAGAAGCTTGCCCACGTTATTTAGGCCGTATAGTAAAAAATATCAACGTAAAAGCGGATACGCCTTTATGGATGCAAGAAAAGTTACGTCGTAGTGGTATCCGCTCAATCGATCCCATTGTTGATATTACCAACTTTGTGCTTATTGAGTTTGGTCAACCAATGCACGCCTTTGATTTGAATACCCTAAACGGTGCAATTAATGTACGTTTAGGTGACGGTGTTGAAAAGCTGACGTTATTAGACGGTAATGAAATTACGGTCCCTAACGATACCTTAGTGATTGCCGATGATAAACAAGCGGTTGCACTTGCTGGTGTCTTTGGTGGTGAAGCAACAGGTGTGACTGAAAATACTCAAGATATTCTATTAGAGTGTGCTTTTTTTGCACCTTTAGCGATTATGGGTAAATCACGTCGTTTAGGCTTACACACTGATGCGTCACACCGTTTTGAGCGTGGTGTTGACCCGCAACTGCAGCATAAGGTAATGGATCGCGCCACGCGTCTTGTATTGGATATTTGTGGTGGAGAAGCAGGGCAAGTTGTTGAGGCGGTTGCCGTTGAACATTTACCTACAGCAGCTAAAATCACATTACGTCGTAGCAAACTAGATAAAACATTAGGGCATGTTATTCCTGATGCTGACGTGGTAGAAATTCTAACGTGTTTGGGGTTTAGTGTTGCAGCAGTTGATAATGATTGGGCCGTAACAACTGCAACTTACCGTTTTGATATGGCAATTGAAGAAGATTTGATTGAAGAAGTTGCCCGTATTTACGGTTATGACAATATTCCAAATACAGCGCCGCAAGCTGCATTAAATATGTCAGATCACAAAGAATCAAACATCCCACTAAAACGTGTGCGTAACATGTTAGTGGCACGTGGGTTCCAAGAAGCCATTACTTACAGTTTTGTTGACCCCAAAATGCAAGCGCTGGTTCACCCAGAACAAGACACCATGATTTTACCAAACCCTATTTCGACAGAAATGTCGTCTATGCGTTTGTCGATGTTTACCGGATTATTGTCAGCAGTGGGCTATAATCAAAATCGCCAGCAAAGTCGCGTGCGTTTATTTGAAACGGGTTTACGCTTTGTGCCTGATGCAAATTCAGACGCTGGTGTACGTCAACAAGCTATGATTGGTGCGGTAATTTCCGGTGTTCAAAATGATGAACATTGGTCAATGGAATCCAAGTCTGTAGACTTCTTTGATTTAAAAGGTGATTTAGAAGCAATAATCGGCTTGACAGTTGCCGCTTCTGAATTTAGTTTTAAAGCAGCAACTCATCCTGCGCTGCATCCAGGACAATGCGCTGAAATATTAAGAAATAATCGAGTCATTGGTCATATTGGCGCTATCCATCCTAGCTTGGAAAAGCCTTTTGGACTTAATGGTAAAACAATAGTTTTTGAGTTAGAACTGGACGCATTGCTGCATGCCAGTTTACCGCTAGCCCAAGCTGTATCTAAGTTTCCAGCTAATCGACGTGATATCGCAGTAGTAGTAGATGATCATATATCTGCAACCGATATTATGAATTTGATAAGAAAAGTTGGCGAAAATCAGTTGGTTGGCTTAAACTTGTTCGATGTATACCTAGGTAAAGGTGTTGAACCTGGCAAAAAGAGCCTGGCAATCGCACTTACGTTACAAGACATTACTCGTACGCTTGAAGATAAAGATATTACTGAGACTATGGAATCAGTGGTATCGGCGCTAAAGACCGAGTTCAACGCATCGTTGAGGGATTAA
- the speA gene encoding biosynthetic arginine decarboxylase yields MSDWSIEDARAGYNVTHWSHGFYGIREDGEVTVSPNPSQPDHKVALSTLAKDLVKEGVSLPVLVRFPQILHHRVESLCEAFNDAIKKYEYQNDYLLVYPIKVNQQQTVVEEILASQKSKEVPQLGLEAGSKPELMAVLAMAQKASSVIVCNGYKDKEYVRLALIGEKLGHKVYIVLEKMSELLMVLEQAKLLGVTPRLGLRVRLAFQGKGKWQASGGEKSKFGLSAAQVLKVLEQLKTADMLDSLQLLHFHLGSQIANIRDIRQGVGEAGRFYCELRELGAKIDCFDVGGGLAVDYDGTRSQSNNSMNYGLSEYANNIVNVLTDLCHEYEQPMPRIISESGRHLTAHHAVLITDVIGTEAYMPEVIVAPDEDAPQLLHNMWQSWEEISGGQDQRAIIEIYHDTQSDIAEAHSLFAVGQFTLAHRAWAEQAHLRVCHEVKGLLSNNNRYHRPVIDELNEKLADKFFVNFSLFQSLPDAWGIDQVFPVLPLSGLDKAPERRAVMLDITCDSDGIVDQYVDGQGIETTLPVPAWSAESPYLIGFFMVGAYQEILGDMHNLFGDTNSAVIRLDDNGQTNIESVLQGDTVADVLRYVNLDANAFMRTFEELVEQHITPDERVSTLEELQAGLDGYTYLEDF; encoded by the coding sequence ATGTCTGATTGGTCAATTGAAGATGCTCGTGCGGGCTATAATGTCACTCATTGGAGCCATGGCTTCTATGGTATTCGTGAAGATGGGGAAGTGACTGTATCACCTAATCCAAGTCAACCCGATCATAAAGTTGCATTAAGTACTTTAGCCAAGGATTTGGTTAAAGAAGGTGTTTCATTACCTGTGCTAGTTCGTTTTCCTCAAATTTTACATCATCGTGTAGAAAGTTTATGTGAGGCATTCAATGATGCAATTAAAAAATACGAATACCAAAATGATTATTTGTTAGTTTATCCGATTAAAGTTAATCAGCAGCAAACCGTAGTTGAAGAAATTTTAGCCAGTCAAAAGTCTAAAGAAGTACCACAGCTAGGCTTAGAAGCCGGCAGTAAACCAGAGCTAATGGCTGTACTTGCAATGGCTCAAAAAGCCAGTTCTGTGATTGTGTGTAATGGTTATAAAGATAAAGAATATGTACGTTTAGCACTTATTGGTGAAAAGTTGGGCCATAAAGTTTACATCGTACTTGAAAAGATGTCTGAACTGCTTATGGTATTAGAACAAGCTAAACTATTAGGCGTGACACCTCGTTTAGGTCTTCGTGTGCGTTTAGCATTCCAGGGTAAAGGCAAATGGCAAGCTAGCGGTGGTGAAAAGTCAAAGTTTGGTTTGTCTGCTGCGCAAGTACTTAAAGTACTCGAACAACTAAAAACCGCTGATATGCTGGATTCATTACAGCTACTGCATTTCCACTTAGGCTCGCAAATTGCCAACATTCGTGATATCCGCCAAGGTGTAGGCGAAGCGGGTCGTTTTTATTGCGAACTTCGCGAATTAGGTGCCAAAATTGATTGTTTTGACGTCGGTGGTGGTTTAGCTGTTGATTATGATGGTACTCGAAGCCAAAGCAACAACTCAATGAATTATGGTTTAAGTGAGTATGCTAACAACATCGTTAATGTATTAACTGACTTATGCCATGAATACGAGCAGCCAATGCCACGTATTATTTCTGAGTCTGGTCGTCATTTAACTGCGCATCATGCGGTATTAATTACCGATGTTATCGGCACAGAAGCTTACATGCCTGAAGTGATTGTAGCGCCTGATGAAGATGCTCCTCAGTTACTACACAACATGTGGCAGTCGTGGGAAGAAATCAGTGGTGGTCAAGATCAACGCGCTATCATTGAGATTTATCATGATACCCAAAGTGACATTGCTGAAGCGCATTCATTATTCGCAGTAGGTCAATTTACTTTGGCACATCGTGCTTGGGCTGAACAGGCTCATTTACGTGTTTGTCACGAAGTAAAAGGTTTACTAAGCAATAATAACCGCTATCACCGTCCTGTGATTGATGAGTTGAATGAAAAATTAGCTGATAAATTCTTTGTTAACTTCTCATTATTCCAGTCATTACCGGATGCATGGGGTATTGATCAGGTGTTCCCAGTATTGCCTTTATCTGGATTAGATAAAGCGCCAGAGCGCCGTGCGGTAATGTTGGATATTACCTGTGACTCAGACGGTATTGTTGATCAATATGTTGATGGTCAAGGGATTGAAACAACATTGCCTGTACCAGCATGGAGCGCAGAGAGTCCATATCTAATCGGCTTCTTTATGGTGGGTGCATACCAAGAGATTTTAGGTGATATGCATAACTTATTTGGTGATACTAACTCTGCGGTTATTCGTTTAGATGACAATGGTCAAACTAACATCGAATCAGTGTTACAAGGTGACACAGTTGCTGATGTATTACGTTATGTGAACTTAGATGCTAATGCATTTATGCGTACTTTCGAAGAGTTAGTAGAACAGCACATTACACCTGACGAGCGCGTAAGTACCCTTGAAGAATTGCAAGCAGGTCTAGACGGTTATACTTACCTTGAAGATTTTTAA
- a CDS encoding putative ATP-dependent zinc protease has translation MFKSITLLVVLWLSLSLANAAEKQILKQKELMTVAQSGLMYKARMDTGAVNSSLHAVDLEVIGGASQKMKNNIGKMIEFTTENEQGDQKRLQAEILRTSTVRNSQGIETRYMVKLEVGFPDALKTVHVNLRDRSHMNYKLLIGRNFLKDDYIVDISENKADNIIGLVAKLNIKQASLMFKTRIDTGAGQNSLHAVNMRIEEEDESDMQNNIGKMVTFTTENEQGYAVDIRTKIYGKTLIRNAQGSEIRYRVRLSVGEPGQEYLVDVNLTDRTNMGHKLLIGRNWLQDTYMVDVSKESLSQI, from the coding sequence ATGTTTAAAAGCATAACCTTGCTTGTTGTATTGTGGTTAAGTTTGTCTTTAGCTAATGCGGCAGAAAAACAAATTTTAAAACAAAAGGAACTGATGACTGTTGCGCAGTCAGGTTTAATGTATAAAGCGCGTATGGATACTGGTGCGGTCAATTCGTCTTTGCATGCTGTCGATTTAGAGGTTATCGGTGGTGCGTCGCAAAAAATGAAAAACAACATTGGTAAAATGATTGAGTTTACCACTGAAAATGAACAGGGCGACCAAAAGCGTTTACAAGCAGAAATACTCAGAACCTCAACGGTGAGAAATTCTCAAGGCATTGAAACACGTTATATGGTCAAGCTTGAAGTCGGTTTTCCTGATGCGTTAAAGACAGTCCATGTAAATTTACGTGACCGTAGCCACATGAATTATAAGTTGTTAATTGGACGTAATTTTCTTAAAGATGACTATATTGTTGATATATCAGAAAACAAGGCTGATAACATTATTGGCCTGGTAGCTAAATTAAACATAAAACAAGCCAGTTTAATGTTTAAAACGCGTATTGATACCGGAGCGGGTCAAAACTCACTTCATGCTGTCAATATGCGAATTGAAGAAGAAGATGAAAGTGATATGCAAAACAATATCGGTAAAATGGTGACATTTACTACCGAGAATGAGCAAGGTTATGCGGTTGATATTCGGACTAAAATTTATGGCAAAACACTTATTCGTAATGCACAAGGATCTGAAATTCGCTATAGGGTTCGTTTAAGTGTTGGTGAGCCAGGGCAAGAGTATTTAGTTGATGTCAACTTAACAGACCGTACCAATATGGGCCATAAGTTACTAATAGGGCGTAATTGGTTACAAGATACCTATATGGTGGACGTGTCTAAAGAGAGTCTTTCTCAGATTTAA
- the pdxH gene encoding pyridoxamine 5'-phosphate oxidase has product MSDLSDIRREYSQGGLRRADLPANPMDLFEKWLSQAKDANLTDPTAMCVATVDEEGQPFQRIVLLKKFDDNGFVFFTNLESRKAAQLSTNNKISLLFPWHPLERQVAVIGQAEPLSMVEVAKYFMSRPKDSQIAAWVSKQSSKISARQVLEGKFAEMKTKFAQGQVPLPKFWGGYLVRPQSIEFWQGGEHRLHDRFIYSQSPESTWQIDRLAP; this is encoded by the coding sequence ATGAGCGATTTAAGTGATATTCGTCGAGAGTATTCTCAAGGTGGATTACGCCGTGCTGATTTACCGGCGAATCCGATGGATTTATTTGAAAAATGGCTCTCGCAAGCTAAAGATGCCAATTTAACCGATCCTACCGCTATGTGTGTGGCGACCGTTGATGAAGAAGGTCAACCTTTTCAGCGTATCGTATTGCTTAAAAAGTTTGATGATAACGGATTTGTATTTTTTACTAATCTAGAAAGTCGTAAAGCGGCGCAATTATCGACTAATAATAAAATAAGTTTGTTATTTCCTTGGCATCCTTTAGAGCGACAAGTGGCCGTTATTGGTCAAGCTGAGCCCTTATCTATGGTCGAAGTCGCTAAATACTTTATGAGCCGACCAAAGGATAGTCAAATAGCAGCTTGGGTGTCTAAGCAGTCGAGTAAAATCTCTGCTCGCCAAGTATTAGAAGGTAAATTTGCTGAAATGAAGACTAAATTTGCTCAAGGACAAGTGCCTTTACCTAAGTTTTGGGGAGGATACTTAGTGCGTCCTCAAAGCATCGAGTTTTGGCAAGGGGGAGAGCATAGATTGCATGATAGATTTATATACAGTCAGTCACCTGAGTCAACATGGCAAATAGATCGTTTAGCACCTTAA
- a CDS encoding DUF3802 family protein: MVTDKDGYMHLIQYLTEHLGLFETFENNALASETVLELFEEQLSAQIIMVCGQNPQLSFAQRNMVIREIDAIVYDLEEILAKVADQNATPEQSIFITEFSGLIKNLFDQEIDKILH; the protein is encoded by the coding sequence ATGGTTACAGATAAAGACGGTTATATGCATTTAATTCAGTATTTAACTGAACATTTAGGGTTATTTGAAACCTTTGAAAATAATGCTTTGGCGTCTGAAACCGTTTTAGAGTTATTTGAAGAACAGTTATCAGCTCAAATCATTATGGTCTGTGGTCAAAACCCGCAATTATCATTTGCTCAACGTAACATGGTTATCCGTGAAATTGATGCGATTGTTTATGATTTAGAAGAGATATTAGCAAAAGTTGCTGATCAAAATGCCACTCCTGAACAAAGCATTTTTATAACCGAATTTTCCGGCTTAATTAAGAATCTGTTCGATCAAGAAATTGATAAAATACTGCATTAA
- a CDS encoding adenosylmethionine decarboxylase, producing the protein MVSLAKADILSHIENDQCDAYILSESSLFVWDHSVVILTCGLSTLIDSVSALIDKVTVDKLTYIRYQRKNEYLAYLQASTFIDDISTLRQRVPGTACRVGHLDNHHHFLFTSDKSCQIVPQDKTCELLMYHISGSVADYLCTEQQTVADIYQLLLLDKLFAGFEYDAHVFTPLGFSINGIKDNFYYTIHITPQEQSSYVSLETNVNLEQHQFDIAATLLAILKPRSWDIIGFDTEMAAPTVPKNICVGHCSYPIQQGYNVHFSHYQQTCPEVLSPEFL; encoded by the coding sequence ATTGTCAGTTTAGCCAAGGCAGATATTCTGTCCCATATTGAGAATGATCAATGCGATGCCTATATACTCAGTGAGTCGAGTTTATTTGTGTGGGATCATAGTGTGGTCATACTGACATGTGGTTTATCAACATTAATTGATTCAGTGAGTGCATTAATTGATAAAGTGACAGTAGATAAGCTGACATATATCCGTTATCAACGTAAAAATGAATATTTAGCCTATTTACAGGCCAGCACGTTTATAGATGACATTAGCACCCTAAGACAGCGAGTGCCTGGCACCGCCTGTCGAGTTGGTCATTTAGATAATCATCATCACTTTTTATTTACCAGTGATAAAAGTTGTCAAATTGTGCCGCAGGATAAAACCTGCGAATTATTGATGTACCACATTAGTGGTTCAGTGGCAGACTATTTATGTACTGAGCAACAAACTGTAGCAGATATATATCAACTGTTGTTACTCGATAAGTTATTTGCAGGCTTTGAATATGATGCACATGTTTTTACTCCGCTTGGCTTTTCAATCAACGGCATTAAAGATAATTTTTACTACACCATACATATTACGCCACAAGAGCAGAGCTCTTATGTCAGTTTAGAAACTAATGTGAACCTTGAACAACATCAATTTGATATAGCGGCAACCTTGTTGGCAATATTGAAGCCAAGAAGTTGGGATATCATCGGATTCGATACCGAGATGGCCGCGCCAACTGTTCCTAAAAATATATGCGTAGGCCATTGCTCATATCCAATTCAGCAAGGTTATAATGTACACTTCAGCCACTATCAGCAGACTTGTCCAGAAGTGCTGAGTCCTGAGTTTTTGTAA
- a CDS encoding YceI family protein, producing MKLGLSLMVLGLLSSQTLASDWKVNNSQSTVSFISIKKADVGEVHRFKQIEGALSDSGGFSLTIDLSSVDTGISVRDERMQGLLFEVAQFPKLQLKAGVNPKLISDLKVGETLITQVDATISLHGEQQALPFNVVIAKLSATKMLVTSLTPVIINAGDFDLVTGVEKLRNIAGLTSISLAVPVSFVLTLSK from the coding sequence ATGAAACTAGGGTTATCGTTAATGGTACTAGGGTTACTTTCTAGTCAGACTTTAGCAAGTGATTGGAAAGTAAATAATAGCCAGTCTACAGTCAGCTTTATTTCAATAAAGAAAGCTGATGTGGGAGAAGTTCATCGCTTTAAACAAATCGAAGGGGCTTTAAGTGATTCTGGTGGATTTAGTTTAACAATAGACTTAAGCAGCGTAGATACGGGGATTAGTGTTCGCGATGAAAGAATGCAAGGTTTATTATTTGAAGTGGCTCAGTTTCCAAAGTTACAGCTTAAAGCGGGGGTTAATCCAAAGCTTATAAGTGACTTAAAAGTCGGCGAAACCTTAATAACCCAAGTAGATGCGACAATTTCACTCCATGGAGAGCAGCAAGCTTTGCCTTTCAATGTGGTGATAGCTAAATTGTCAGCGACTAAAATGTTAGTGACTAGTTTAACGCCGGTGATTATTAATGCGGGAGATTTTGATTTAGTGACCGGGGTTGAAAAGCTACGTAATATAGCTGGATTAACCAGCATCAGTTTGGCGGTTCCAGTGTCATTCGTGTTAACCTTATCAAAATAA
- a CDS encoding methyl-accepting chemotaxis protein, translating into MREVKFRWIDQYLIHMTLQTKFTILAVVPMLMIIGLTLFLNNLHADNLQDTTNNNQLQFIKQANNYIENAYDLVDESKRNDLKTQLSSASQIVNIENLDNRLLVLAQQGGGISKQDNTTRIVSGINSHDMVIVSELSSKQLTQNNSNANVAYITMVILLAVLAAFAYYISTFVGGALYTTVTALKRAASGDLTGRLNFFEVKDEFSLLAISIDALVERQHTLVKQITQATEQIRTVVSGFRTTAQNGQSMAVDQREHLDSLATAMEQMTAAVKEVARNAEQSSSETEETNNQVAAGSKDIATTVHAIDILSQEIGQASNAVGVLNDNASKIDAVVSTINAISQQTNLLALNAAIEAARAGEQGRGFAVVADEVRTLAGRTQAATVEIKTMIEALQSGTRNLTQVMSRTVEQANEGKKHVLQTGEDLNNIAHHSHRVLEMSVLIATSADEQSAVANEIATNLMEIRNQSHNVEKSANQSVSGCDELHATAEQLDQLLVGLKL; encoded by the coding sequence ATGAGAGAAGTTAAATTTAGATGGATAGATCAATATCTTATCCATATGACCTTACAAACAAAGTTTACTATTTTAGCTGTTGTACCCATGTTGATGATTATTGGTTTAACCCTTTTCTTAAATAATCTTCATGCCGATAACTTACAAGACACCACTAACAACAATCAGTTGCAATTCATTAAGCAAGCCAATAATTACATTGAAAACGCTTATGATTTAGTTGATGAAAGTAAACGTAATGACTTAAAAACTCAATTATCTAGTGCCAGTCAAATAGTCAATATTGAGAACTTAGATAACCGGTTGCTAGTGCTTGCACAGCAAGGTGGTGGTATTAGTAAACAAGATAATACCACCCGTATTGTTAGTGGTATCAATAGTCATGACATGGTGATTGTGAGCGAGTTATCCTCAAAACAACTAACCCAAAACAACTCTAATGCTAACGTTGCGTATATCACTATGGTGATATTATTGGCTGTTCTTGCAGCCTTTGCTTACTACATTTCAACCTTTGTCGGCGGCGCTTTATACACCACTGTAACCGCATTGAAACGGGCTGCTAGCGGCGATTTAACAGGCAGGCTTAATTTTTTCGAAGTCAAAGATGAATTTAGCCTACTGGCTATAAGTATTGATGCTTTAGTTGAACGTCAGCACACTTTGGTTAAGCAAATAACCCAAGCGACGGAGCAAATTCGCACCGTGGTGTCAGGATTTAGAACGACGGCTCAAAATGGCCAATCAATGGCAGTGGATCAGCGTGAGCATTTAGATTCATTGGCAACAGCAATGGAACAAATGACCGCAGCGGTCAAAGAAGTTGCCCGAAATGCAGAGCAATCTTCAAGTGAAACTGAGGAAACCAATAATCAAGTGGCTGCAGGTTCAAAAGATATTGCCACCACTGTGCATGCTATTGATATTTTGTCACAAGAGATTGGTCAAGCTTCTAATGCCGTTGGCGTATTGAATGACAATGCCAGTAAAATTGATGCTGTGGTCTCCACCATTAATGCTATTTCCCAACAAACAAACTTACTGGCTCTTAACGCTGCTATTGAAGCTGCACGAGCAGGTGAGCAAGGCCGAGGGTTTGCTGTTGTTGCCGATGAAGTACGTACGCTAGCGGGAAGAACACAAGCTGCTACGGTAGAAATTAAAACCATGATTGAAGCGCTTCAATCTGGTACGCGTAATTTAACCCAAGTGATGTCTCGTACCGTTGAGCAAGCCAATGAAGGTAAAAAACATGTTCTGCAAACTGGCGAGGATTTGAATAACATTGCCCACCACAGTCATCGTGTGCTTGAAATGAGTGTGTTAATTGCAACTTCAGCGGATGAACAGTCTGCCGTTGCTAACGAGATTGCGACCAATTTAATGGAAATCCGCAATCAGTCACATAATGTAGAGAAATCAGCGAACCAGTCAGTATCTGGTTGCGATGAATTACACGCAACTGCTGAACAACTCGATCAATTATTGGTAGGCTTGAAGTTATAA
- the pheS gene encoding phenylalanine--tRNA ligase subunit alpha gives MQQLTEIVEQALVVIEQASDLKALDDIRVDYLGKKGQITDMMKMMGKLSAEEKPAFGQAVNLAKQAVQQKLSERIDGLKASELATKLADEQIDVTLPGRTIDNGGLHPVTRTIDRIETFFGELGFTVKDGPEIEDDFHNFDALNISEHHPARADHDTFYFNPKVMLRTQTSGVQIRTMEHEKPPLRIISPGRVYRNDYDQTHTPMFHQVEGLMVAENVNFAELKGILHDFLRNFFEEDLQVRFRPSYFPFTEPSAEVDVMGKNGKWLEVLGCGMVHPNVLRSVGIDPEKYSGFAFGMGVERLTMLRYGVNDLRAFFENDLRFLKQFK, from the coding sequence ATGCAGCAGTTAACAGAGATCGTAGAACAAGCCTTGGTGGTGATAGAGCAGGCCAGTGATCTGAAGGCATTGGATGATATCCGTGTCGACTACCTTGGTAAAAAAGGTCAAATCACTGACATGATGAAAATGATGGGGAAATTGAGTGCAGAAGAAAAACCTGCATTTGGTCAAGCCGTCAATCTAGCAAAACAAGCCGTCCAGCAGAAATTATCTGAACGTATTGATGGCTTGAAGGCATCTGAGTTAGCCACTAAATTGGCCGATGAACAAATTGATGTCACTTTACCAGGTCGTACAATTGATAATGGTGGGTTGCATCCTGTAACCCGCACTATTGATCGTATCGAAACCTTTTTTGGTGAGCTTGGGTTTACGGTTAAAGATGGCCCTGAAATCGAAGATGATTTCCATAACTTCGATGCATTAAATATCTCAGAACATCATCCTGCACGTGCGGACCACGATACGTTTTATTTTAACCCTAAAGTAATGTTGCGCACGCAAACATCTGGGGTTCAAATCCGTACCATGGAGCATGAAAAACCGCCATTACGTATCATTTCACCAGGTCGTGTATACCGTAACGACTATGACCAAACCCATACGCCGATGTTTCATCAAGTCGAGGGTTTGATGGTTGCTGAAAACGTTAACTTTGCCGAATTGAAAGGCATATTACACGATTTCTTACGCAACTTTTTTGAAGAAGACTTACAAGTTCGTTTCCGTCCATCATACTTTCCTTTCACAGAGCCTTCTGCTGAAGTAGATGTCATGGGTAAAAACGGTAAGTGGTTAGAAGTATTAGGTTGCGGCATGGTGCATCCCAATGTACTTCGCAGTGTTGGCATTGATCCTGAGAAATACTCTGGTTTTGCTTTTGGTATGGGCGTTGAACGTTTGACCATGTTGCGATATGGCGTAAATGATTTACGTGCCTTCTTTGAAAACGATTTACGTTTTCTTAAGCAATTCAAATAA
- a CDS encoding YaiI/YqxD family protein, which yields MQAKIWVDADACPNPVKEMLFRAAERKSVNIVLVANQMIKIPISPFIKMIRVSSGFDEADNYIVEQLNQGDLVITADIPLASDAIEKGALAINPRGNVYTPENIKQTVTMRDFMEEMRSSGVHTQGPNTFSQTDKHAFAQSLDKWLVKQR from the coding sequence ATGCAAGCTAAGATTTGGGTAGACGCAGATGCATGTCCTAATCCGGTAAAAGAAATGCTATTTAGGGCCGCCGAGCGTAAGTCGGTAAACATTGTATTGGTTGCTAATCAAATGATTAAGATACCAATATCGCCCTTTATTAAGATGATCCGAGTCAGCTCTGGCTTTGATGAAGCAGATAATTATATTGTCGAACAACTTAATCAAGGGGATTTAGTGATCACCGCGGATATTCCGCTTGCTTCAGATGCAATTGAAAAAGGCGCTTTAGCCATTAACCCTAGAGGTAATGTCTATACGCCTGAAAATATCAAACAGACAGTAACAATGCGTGACTTTATGGAGGAGATGCGTAGCAGTGGTGTGCATACCCAAGGCCCGAATACGTTTTCGCAAACAGATAAACATGCATTTGCTCAATCGTTGGATAAATGGTTAGTTAAACAGCGCTGA